The sequence below is a genomic window from Shinella zoogloeoides.
TCGTGATCGTCGACCATACCGGCGTGCCGGATGCGCTGCGCGGCAAGGGCGTCGGCCAGGCCCTGGCGGCCCATGCGGTGGAGGATGCCCGCAGAGGCGGCTGGAAGATCATGCCGCTCTGCCCCTTCTTCCGGGCGCAGGCGATGCGCCACAAGGACTGGCAGGACGTCGTCAATCTCTGAGAACGGCAGGCAACGCGAAGAGCCCTCGTGAGCGGTCTTCCGGCC
It includes:
- a CDS encoding GNAT family N-acetyltransferase, giving the protein MDILHEDNGSKGRYHTTVEGHEAEVTYSRASPQLVIVDHTGVPDALRGKGVGQALAAHAVEDARRGGWKIMPLCPFFRAQAMRHKDWQDVVNL